One region of Culex pipiens pallens isolate TS chromosome 2, TS_CPP_V2, whole genome shotgun sequence genomic DNA includes:
- the LOC120414250 gene encoding uncharacterized protein LOC120414250, with the protein MKAVLVLILHLISITLANNPWGGAGVCVRFANQWSGEQLTSSWSKHDKDRRHVSTSSGEGENWVISNDERYPDHYKIKHKGNGEELFESQQYYRGNYIFTWIPKTLINDGGASWNIMWVRNNVFKLKNKKLNHCLWNVDGKISAYPACDNKQYEWRIFKVAC; encoded by the coding sequence ATGAAAGCAGTACTCGTCTTAATTTTGCACCTGATTTCCATCACCCTGGCCAACAACCCCTGGGGAGGTGCGGGAGTGTGTGTGCGTTTCGCCAACCAGTGGTCTGGAGAGCAATTAACCAGCTCATGGTCCAAACACGACAAAGATCGTCGCCATGTTAGCACATCATCAGGCGAAGGAGAAAATTGGGTTATTTCAAATGATGAGAGATACCCGGACCATTACAAGATAAAGCATAAAGGAAATGGAGAAGAGCTGTTCGAGTCTCAGCAGTATTACAGAGGAAATTATATATTCACCTGGATTCCGAAAACGCTGATAAACGACGGAGGGGCATCTTGGAATATTATGTGGGTCAGAAATAacgttttcaagcttaaaaataAGAAGTTGAATCATTGCTTGTGGAACGTTGATGGTAAAATTAGTGCTTATCCTGCCTGTGACAACAAGCAATATGAATGGCGAATTTTTAAAGTCGCTTGCTGA